The following nucleotide sequence is from Penaeus monodon isolate SGIC_2016 unplaced genomic scaffold, NSTDA_Pmon_1 PmonScaffold_10736, whole genome shotgun sequence.
AAGAGGATGACGAACTGATTGCTACGCCGTGCTGCTCCTCATCGAGAGCGGGCAGGGCGCGGAAGCAGCTTTGTCCATAACGATTTTCGAGCGGGCAACATCATCTACAACGAGTCCAAGCCGCAGCCATTCGCTGTCATCGATCCAGGGCCAGAATTTACGCATCCATACCTATGCTTGGCCTATTCGCTTCTGCTGGAAGAGGTGCACGGCGCAAATGATCCAGCCGATCTTCGGCGTGGCTATGGTGACGTGTCTCCCATTGATGGTGCTGCCCTCCATGCGGCGCTTTTTTACGTTCGCTTTTGCTGCTGCCGCGCTGGGGCAAAGCGGAACAACCCTATGCAAAGCCACTCCATGTTCTCTTCCAACGGGAGAAAGCATGGCTGAAAAATAACTTTAGCTAAATCTAACAGACAACCTATGGAATCTCTTATTCAACAGATTCACGATGCTCCCATCGAACTGTGATTGCCACCGCTGGCGCAGGTTCCAGCGCGTTGAGTCACCTTTTGAGTGTTGCTGGTGCCAGCCGTACGCTACTAGAGTCGATTGTTCCCTACAGCCAAGCCGCCTTTGACGATTTTCTGGGCAAGCCACCTAAGCAGTACGTTTCGGATGATGCCGCGCGGCTGTTGGCCGGACGCGCCTATACTCGTGCCAGTCAGCTTGAACGCGGCGATTTTCCTCTTGTGGGCCTAAGCTGCACCGCAACCATCGTCACGGATCGTCATAAGAAGGGCGAACATCGCGGTTTCGTCGCCACATGGCAGCCCCATCAGCTAAACACGTATTCGATTGTGCTCAAAAAGGGCGAGCGAAATCGGGCCGAGGAAGAAGCGATTTACAGCTTGATCATGATCAACGCTTTGGCTACGGCTTGTGGCTTGTCGGCGCAGATCCCCCTGCCGCTGCACGGTGATGAAGTGGTGGAGGCAACGCGTTACGATTTTGCCGTCGTAACCCAGCAGCTGCATGACCAAGCAATCCCCTTCTTTGCGCTACACGACAACGGACGAATCCGAACAACGGACGTCTGCCCCCAGACCATTCTCTCCGGCTCTTTTAATCCGCTTCATGCTGGTCATCTTGGGATGGCGCATGCCGCATCTCAACTGCTTGACCGCCCGGTCGCGTTTGAGCTTTCGGCCTTTAATGTAGACAAACCGCCCATCCCCCCGAGGTGGTGATGAAACGCATTGCCCAATTTGCTGGCCGCCACCCTATCTACGTGAGCAATGCCCAACCTATGTGCAGAAATCGCGCCTTTATCCGGGTGCCACATTTATTATCGGCTACGATACCGCAATCCGCCTTTTTGCGAccaaatattatgatgataaccaGCAAGAGATGGAGGTGGCCATGGATGAAGTAGCCGAACGCGGCTGCTCCTTCTTGGTCGCGGGGCGTGTCGACGACTCTGGTACTTACCGAAGCCTAGCCGACGTGATGATTCCGGCGCGATACGAGCCTCTATTTCAGGAAATTCCCGAAACCCATTTCCGGATGGATATTTCATCTTCCAAGATTCGAGCGCAACGAAATTCGTAGAATCGTACCCAAACGCCTACAGATTTCTAGGGGCCGAGAGTCAATTTTTTGTGGATTTTCTGCGTTCTATTTGGGGATTAAGAGCTGAGGCCAGATCGTCTGTATGATAGAATGGCGGTCATGCGACAACTACTTGCAGTACTTCGGTTAGCAGCCATCTGTGTCATTCTATTCTGCGGAACAATTCTGGTTTTACTTGTAGGGCTTGTGCCACTGCGAACGGCATCGGGTGGACGATTGGCCACTGTGCCCGTGGGCTGGATGGCGCGAGCCTTTTTGTGGGCCTTCAACGTGCGCTTGGAGTGCCCCAACCGTGACAAGATCCAAGCCCACGAAGGCATGATCATCTGTAATCATCTCTCCTATGCAGATGTGGCCGCTGTACTGGCCGTAACGCCTGTCCGCTTTTTGAGCACGGCTGGCGTACGCCGGATTCCCATCATTGGATGGCTCGCCATCGCAATTGAGACGATTTTTGTTAATCGCAATAAGCAGGAATCGAGGAAAAAGGCCCGCCACGAAATTGCGCAAAAGCTGAataaacagatctcaccacccgTGCTGATCTTCCCTGAGGGTGGGACTGGGCCAGG
It contains:
- the LOC119568772 gene encoding 1-acyl-sn-glycerol-3-phosphate acyltransferase beta-like; protein product: MEVAMDEVAERGCSFLVAGRVDDSGLVPLRTASGGRLATVPVGWMARAFLWAFNVRLECPNRDKIQAHEGMIICNHLSYADVAAVLAVTPVRFLSTAGVRRIPIIGWLAIAIETIFVNRNKQESRKKARHEIAQKLNKQISPPVLIFPEGGTGPGTWLLPFRHGAFAIAMESGVSILPCALVYEPLSAFHYFQRNDTLLKAVWRLAMQPSVKRIILEPLTPLDSVDYDDPERFAHEAEQILAGSLGLEIGIDRERFV
- the LOC119568771 gene encoding uncharacterized protein LOC119568771 — its product is RAGRGSSFVHNDFRAGNIIYNESKPQPFAVIDPGPEFTHPYLCLAYSLLLEEVHGANDPADLRRGYGDVSPIDDSRCSHRTVIATAGAGSSALSHLLSVAGASRTLLESIVPYSQAAFDDFLGKPPKQYVSDDAARLLAGRAYTRASQLERGDFPLVGLSCTATIVTDRHKKGEHRGFVATWQPHQLNTYSIVLKKGERNRAEEEAIYSLIMINALATACGLSAQIPLPLHGDEVVEATRYDFAVVTQQLHDQAIPFFALHDNGRIRTTDVCPQTILSGSFNPLHAGHLGMAHAASQLLDRPVAFELSAFNVDKPPIPPRW